A portion of the Trichomycterus rosablanca isolate fTriRos1 chromosome 17, fTriRos1.hap1, whole genome shotgun sequence genome contains these proteins:
- the mef2b gene encoding myocyte-specific enhancer factor 2B isoform X1 yields MGRKKIQISRILDQRNRQVTFTKRKFGLMKKAYELSVLCDCEIALIIFNSTNRLFQYASTDMDKVLLKYTEYSEPHESRTNHDILETLRRKGLGLEGSDLDHEDGMQTGQEKYLLNEGMDLSITRQRYYPPSLLTSETQLLMGVGCENGHPSNPSLGANRAPAFKPLSSRPGSTGPAGPNTHTALMASHTGIGYSMFSHGNLSRALEMKTPPPLSLTSEGRRVEGHPGMGGARGNLNSARALYQSMHSGGHMVTMGKPWNYGTSEFCHPGYPVGFQRSSANTWQSSTQQEPQASGMHTGMSGGGCSYSSQGSSPSSPPQAFLNVNIKSERSSPVHTHSPATPPAHHSPAGGSEGMSRPPPEPYRSIDRGEFRKGSYAEEKGELPVKNMEIGNGWQR; encoded by the exons ATGGGCCGAAAGAAGATTCAGATTTCCCGTATTCTTGATCAACGAAACCGTCAG GTGACATTTACCAAGCGTAAGTTTGGCCTGATGAAAAAAGCCTACGAGCTGAGTGTGCTGTGTGACTGCGAGATCGCCCTCATCATCTTCAACAGCACCAATCGCCTCTTCCAGTACGCCAGCACTGACATGGATAAAGTTTTGCTCAAATATACAGAGTACAGCGAGCCTCACGAGAGCCGCACTAACCACGACATACTGGAG ACTTTACGCAGGAAAGGGCTCGGCTTGGAGGGATCTGATCTTGATCATGAAGATGGCATGCAGACAGGACAGGAGAAATATCTGCTAAATGAAGGAATGGACCTCTCCATCACCCGACAACGATACTAT CCTCCTTCTCTCCTTACATCAGAGACTCAGCTGCTGATGGGTGTTGGCTGTGAGAACGGGCACCCATCAAACCCGAGCCTGGGAGCGAACCGAGCTCCAGCCTTTAAGCCTTTAAGCTCCAGGCCTGGATCTACTGGCCCTGCAggacccaacacacacactgcacttaTGGCTTCACATACAG GCATTGGCTATTCGATGTTTTCCCATGGCAACCTGAGCAGAGCGCTGGAGATGAAGACTCCACCTCCTCTGAGTTTGACCAGCGAAGGGCGCCGTGTCGAAGGTCATCCAGGAATGGGCGGAGCGCGTGGAAATTTGAACAGTGCG AGAGCTCTGTATCAGAGTATGCACTCTGGTGGACACATGGTGACCATGGGGAAGCCGTGGAATTATGGCACCTCAG AGTTTTGCCATCCGGGATACCCAGTGGGCTTTCAGCGCAGCTCAGCAAATACCTGGCAGTCTTCTACACAGCAAGAACCCCAAGCATCAGGAATGCATACAGG AATGTCAGGTGGAGGCTGCTCTTACTCCTCACAAGGCTCCTCACCCTCGTCCCCACCTCAGGCTTTTCTCAACGTGAACATCAAATCAGAACGCAGCtcccctgtacacacacactcccctGCTACACCTCCCGCCCATCATTCACCAGCAGGTGGTTCAGAGGGGATGAGCCGACCCCCTCCAGAGCCCTACAGGAGCATTGACAGGGGTGAGTTTCGGAAAGGAAGCTATGCAGAAGAGAAAGGAGAGCTGCCTGTAAAAAATATGGAGATTGGAAATGGGTGGCAAAGATAA
- the mef2b gene encoding myocyte-specific enhancer factor 2B isoform X2, producing the protein MGRKKIQISRILDQRNRQVTFTKRKFGLMKKAYELSVLCDCEIALIIFNSTNRLFQYASTDMDKVLLKYTEYSEPHESRTNHDILETLRRKGLGLEGSDLDHEDGMQTGQEKYLLNEGMDLSITRQRYYPPSLLTSETQLLMGVGCENGHPSNPSLGANRAPAFKPLSSRPGSTGPAGPNTHTALMASHTGIGYSMFSHGNLSRALEMKTPPPLSLTSEGRRVEGHPGMGGARGNLNSARALYQSMHSGGHMVTMGKPWNYGTSEFCHPGYPVGFQRSSANTWQSSTQQEPQASGMHTGMSGGGCSYSSQGSSPSSPPQAFLNVNIKSERSSPVHTHSPATPPAHHSPAGGSEGMSRPPPEPYRSIDRVG; encoded by the exons ATGGGCCGAAAGAAGATTCAGATTTCCCGTATTCTTGATCAACGAAACCGTCAG GTGACATTTACCAAGCGTAAGTTTGGCCTGATGAAAAAAGCCTACGAGCTGAGTGTGCTGTGTGACTGCGAGATCGCCCTCATCATCTTCAACAGCACCAATCGCCTCTTCCAGTACGCCAGCACTGACATGGATAAAGTTTTGCTCAAATATACAGAGTACAGCGAGCCTCACGAGAGCCGCACTAACCACGACATACTGGAG ACTTTACGCAGGAAAGGGCTCGGCTTGGAGGGATCTGATCTTGATCATGAAGATGGCATGCAGACAGGACAGGAGAAATATCTGCTAAATGAAGGAATGGACCTCTCCATCACCCGACAACGATACTAT CCTCCTTCTCTCCTTACATCAGAGACTCAGCTGCTGATGGGTGTTGGCTGTGAGAACGGGCACCCATCAAACCCGAGCCTGGGAGCGAACCGAGCTCCAGCCTTTAAGCCTTTAAGCTCCAGGCCTGGATCTACTGGCCCTGCAggacccaacacacacactgcacttaTGGCTTCACATACAG GCATTGGCTATTCGATGTTTTCCCATGGCAACCTGAGCAGAGCGCTGGAGATGAAGACTCCACCTCCTCTGAGTTTGACCAGCGAAGGGCGCCGTGTCGAAGGTCATCCAGGAATGGGCGGAGCGCGTGGAAATTTGAACAGTGCG AGAGCTCTGTATCAGAGTATGCACTCTGGTGGACACATGGTGACCATGGGGAAGCCGTGGAATTATGGCACCTCAG AGTTTTGCCATCCGGGATACCCAGTGGGCTTTCAGCGCAGCTCAGCAAATACCTGGCAGTCTTCTACACAGCAAGAACCCCAAGCATCAGGAATGCATACAGG AATGTCAGGTGGAGGCTGCTCTTACTCCTCACAAGGCTCCTCACCCTCGTCCCCACCTCAGGCTTTTCTCAACGTGAACATCAAATCAGAACGCAGCtcccctgtacacacacactcccctGCTACACCTCCCGCCCATCATTCACCAGCAGGTGGTTCAGAGGGGATGAGCCGACCCCCTCCAGAGCCCTACAGGAGCATTGACAGGG